From Candidatus Manganitrophus morganii, the proteins below share one genomic window:
- a CDS encoding DsrE family protein → MEKKKLGILLSTPPEDKNLTTVTSLANEALRQGVDTYLYLIDEGVRNVDRPEMERLKQNGVKLFLCAYGAQRRGIPTSDKAVFCGLVVLSDLVKGCDRFVTFN, encoded by the coding sequence ATGGAAAAAAAGAAGTTGGGCATTCTCTTATCAACCCCTCCGGAAGACAAAAACCTGACCACCGTCACCTCTCTCGCAAACGAGGCCCTTCGTCAGGGGGTTGACACCTATCTCTACCTGATCGACGAGGGGGTGCGGAATGTAGACCGTCCCGAGATGGAGCGGCTGAAGCAGAATGGGGTAAAACTCTTTCTCTGCGCTTACGGCGCGCAGCGCCGCGGCATTCCGACGAGCGACAAGGCGGTCTTCTGCGGGCTGGTCGTTCTCTCCGATCTGGTGAAAGGATGTGACC